The Gallus gallus isolate bGalGal1 chromosome 3, bGalGal1.mat.broiler.GRCg7b, whole genome shotgun sequence genome window below encodes:
- the MYCN gene encoding N-myc proto-oncogene protein isoform X1, whose product MPGMISKNPDLEFDSLQPCFYPDEDDFYLCGPDSAPPGEDIWKKFELLPTPPLSPSRAGLQEHPPGGAPLPWGGAALGSCRPADPLDWASELLLLPPEAELWGSTDGADFFETGLGASNNLNSIIIQDCMWSGFSAREKLERAVSEKLQSKPPAAAPPPPPPVVPTAAVAAANSPSAGPGRAELGGSVPECVDPAVVFPFPVNKREAAVPSGGETPRGGRPPRPAGESRASSSSGDDTLSDSDDEDEEEEDDEEEIDVVTVEKRRSSSNKAVTTLTITVRPKNTTFPSVRTQQNELILKRCAPIHQQHNYAAPSPYMESEDVPPQKKLKAEVPRPVKPMIQPKSKSSSPRNSDSEDSERRRNHNILERQRRNDLRSSFLTLRDHVPELVKNEKAAKVVILKKATEYVHSLQAEEQKLLLEKEKLQARQQQLLKKIEYKRTC is encoded by the exons ATGCCGGGAATGATCAGCAAGAACCCGGACCTCGAGTTCGATTCCTTACAGCCTTGTTTCTACCCGGACGAAGATGATTTCTATTTATGCGGGCCGGACTCGGCCCCCCCCGGGGAAGACATCTGGAAGAAGTTCgagctgctgcccacccctCCGCTGTCCCCCAGCCGGGCCGGGCTGCAGGAGCACCCCCCGGGGGGGGCTCCATTGCCGTGGGGAGGGGCGGCCCTGGGGAGCTGTCGCCCCGCTGATCCCCTGGACTGGGCGTCCGAgttgctcctcctgccccccgAGGCcgagctgtggggcagcacggACGGCGCGGATTTCTTCGAGACGGGCCTCGGGGCGAGCAACAACCTCAACTCCATCATCATCCAGGACTGCATGTGGAGTGGCTTCTCGGCCCGCGAGAAGCTGGAGCGGGCGGTCAGCGAGAAGCTGCAGAGCAAgcctcccgccgccgccccgccgcctccgcccCCGGTTGTACCCACCGCCGCTGTCGCCGCCGCGAACAGCCCCAGCGCCGGTCCCGGCCGCGCGGAGCTGGGCGGCTCCGTGCCCGAGTGCGTGGACCCGGCCGTGGTCTTCCCCTTCCCCGTCAACAAGCGGGAGGCGGCGGTGCCAAGCGGCGGCGAGACCCCGCGGGGCGGCCGCCCGCCGCGTCCCGCCGGGGAGAGCcgggccagcagcagctccgggGACGACACGCTCAGCGACTCGG ATGATGAAGAcgaggaggaagaggatgatgaagaagaaatagatgTTGTGACAGTGGAGAAAAGACGCTCCTCCTCCAACAAGGCTGTTACCACCCTCACTATTACAGTGCGTCctaaaaataccacttttccaTCGGTCAGGACACAGCAGAATGAACTGATTTTAAAGCGTTGTGCGCCAATTCACCAGCAGCATAATTATGCCGCTCCTTCTCCATATATGGAGAGTGAAGATGTGCCACCACAGAAAAAGTTAAAAGCCGAGGTGCCCCGTCCAGTAAAACCCATGATCCAACCAAAGTCTAAGAGTTCAAGTCCTCGAAACTCTGATTCGGAGGACAGCGAACGTCGACGTAACCATAATATCTTGGAGCGTCAGAGGCGTAATGATCTGCGGTCCAGTTTCCTCACGTTAAGGGACCACGTTCCAGAACTtgttaaaaatgagaaagctgCAAAAGTTGTGATTTTGAAAAAAGCCACTGAATATGTCCATTCCCTTcaggcagaggagcagaagTTATTGctagaaaaggagaaattgcAAGCCAGGCAACAACAGTTGCTAAAGAAAATAGAGTACAAGCGGACTTGCTAA